CCCTGGTCTCCGGAATGACCACCCGACGCGCCGTGCGCACCCTCACCCCGACGCAGATCGAGGAACTCGCCCGACTGCACCGCGAGATCACCACCACCGGCGAGGAGACCCGCCGCCGGAGCCTGGACCGCCGGTTCTTCCAGATCATCGCCACCGCCGGCAAATCACCACGCCTCGACGCGATCCTCGACTTCCTCGGCGGCGTCCTGCAGGGCAGCTTCTACTACGACGCCCCCGCCTGGGAGAACAACGAGACGAAATACCGCGAACGACTACTGACCGAGATCCGGGCCGGCGACGTCACGGCGGCGGCCCGCACCAGCGAGGAACACGTACGCTCCTGCGCCGCCGTCACCGTCGAACACCTACGCACCCGCGGCTACTGGACGACACCTCCGACCGCGCCCTGAACCACCGGTCAGTCGCCCGGTACCGAGGGCGCGGTCCGCTGGCCGGCGCGCAGCTGCGCGCGGCGGTGGACGTCGCGGGGGGAGCAGCGGCGCTCGAGGCGGGTCCGGAGCAGCGCCTGGGCGATGTCGGGTCGGTTGGCCTGGATGGCGCAGTAGATCGTGGTGTCCTCGACGATCTCGCGCTGGGCGGCGCTGCCGCCGAGCCGCTCGACGCCGGGCAGGGCGATCAGCGCGTCGGTGGCCCGGTCGGGATCACCGTGCAGGAGGTGCATCAGGGCGTCCGCCAGTGGCGCGACGGTGTCGGTGAACGCCGGGCTGCTCCGGGCGGCCGCCGAACGGCGTAGTTGCGCGAGTCGGCGGCAGTCCCCCGCGGCGGCGAGCGCGACCGCCGAGTGCAGCCCGACGAAGGGCGTCGGCGGATCGACGAGCAACGCGCCGGGGACGGTCGCCAGCACCGGCCCGAGCTCCACCGACGTCCAGGCACCGGCCGCGAAGCCGCGCCACAGCAGCGACGCCGAGTCGATCAGCGCCCGGACGCCGGAGACGGCCGGCGGCGAGAGCTGGGTCGAGAAACGTGCCTGGGCCGCGCTGTCGGCACCGAGTGCGAGCTCGTGCAGGGCCGCGTGCCAGGCGAAGTGCGCCCGGTGCGACGAGTCCGACCCGCAGGTCGAGATCCAGGCGTCCAACCAGGCCAGCCCGGCCTCGT
This DNA window, taken from Parafrankia discariae, encodes the following:
- a CDS encoding GntR family transcriptional regulator; the encoded protein is ADPSAIRRLASGRRRYGNLKDEAADFIREAIVSRALPPRSKIDQDEVADALGISRAPVREALIELAQKGFVDAVPRRGAFVAEVTVEDIEDHYEVVALVSGMTTRRAVRTLTPTQIEELARLHREITTTGEETRRRSLDRRFFQIIATAGKSPRLDAILDFLGGVLQGSFYYDAPAWENNETKYRERLLTEIRAGDVTAAARTSEEHVRSCAAVTVEHLRTRGYWTTPPTAP